A window from Mycolicibacterium tokaiense encodes these proteins:
- a CDS encoding carboxylesterase/lipase family protein, whose product MLIRRWTAALALVTLLVGCSDGGADGPASTLDSGVVATAAGSVRGLVAPDHVLFQGIPYAAAAVGDLRFAPPAPPPRWEGMRDATKVGPRCIQDAARDPDWGRGMSEDCLSLNVWSPTDAEDLPVMVWIHGGAFVNGSADLYNAQWLATRGDIVVVTVNYRLGALGFLAHPALGPEAEVGNYGLADQQAALRWVRDNIAAFGGDPAKVTVAGESAGAMSVCDHLVSPGSAELFRAAILMSGPCGAQIDVAAARQPSLDYAAGVGCPESAAAPACLRALPADALTEPVPFGLLGDEALSGPVTGTTILPVDPVEAMEQGEVGQLPVLVGTTSDEFTLFMALEFLRSGREPGPADYPGLLERTFGADAVAVERQYPLAAHADNTSLAYAAAVTDGQFACVNASMADGMAAAGAPVYSYEFTDASAPAPEPLRQVPFPVGASHSLELRYLFDIGGAPALNTAQQRLSDQMIGYFTAFVRDGVPAAPDAPEWPRLDGAGGPRMSFDTGGSEVRSGFEQEHQCDFWAGLRR is encoded by the coding sequence GTGCTGATCAGACGATGGACCGCGGCGCTGGCCCTGGTGACGCTGCTGGTGGGCTGCTCCGACGGCGGCGCCGACGGGCCGGCCTCCACGCTGGACTCCGGCGTCGTGGCCACCGCCGCGGGCTCGGTGCGCGGCCTCGTCGCTCCGGATCATGTTCTCTTCCAAGGGATTCCGTATGCGGCCGCGGCGGTCGGGGACCTGCGCTTCGCGCCGCCCGCGCCCCCGCCGCGCTGGGAGGGCATGCGCGACGCCACCAAGGTGGGCCCGCGCTGTATCCAGGACGCCGCGCGTGACCCGGACTGGGGCCGCGGGATGAGTGAGGACTGCCTGTCGCTCAACGTCTGGTCGCCCACCGACGCCGAGGACCTGCCGGTGATGGTGTGGATCCACGGTGGGGCGTTCGTCAACGGCAGCGCCGACCTCTACAACGCGCAGTGGCTGGCCACCCGCGGCGACATCGTGGTGGTGACCGTCAACTACCGGCTCGGCGCGCTGGGATTCCTGGCCCATCCGGCCCTGGGTCCGGAGGCCGAGGTGGGCAACTACGGCCTGGCCGACCAGCAGGCCGCGCTGCGCTGGGTGCGCGACAACATCGCCGCGTTCGGCGGGGATCCGGCCAAGGTGACGGTGGCCGGCGAGTCGGCAGGCGCCATGTCGGTCTGCGATCACCTGGTTTCGCCCGGTTCTGCTGAGCTGTTCCGGGCCGCCATCCTGATGAGCGGACCGTGCGGGGCACAGATCGACGTCGCCGCGGCCCGCCAACCCAGCCTGGACTACGCCGCCGGTGTGGGGTGCCCCGAGTCGGCCGCCGCTCCGGCCTGCCTGCGCGCCCTGCCCGCCGACGCCCTCACCGAGCCGGTCCCGTTCGGCCTCCTCGGTGACGAAGCGCTCTCCGGGCCGGTCACCGGGACCACGATCCTGCCGGTGGACCCGGTGGAGGCCATGGAGCAGGGCGAAGTCGGCCAACTGCCCGTGCTGGTGGGCACCACCAGCGACGAGTTCACGCTGTTCATGGCGCTGGAGTTCCTGCGGTCGGGTCGCGAACCCGGTCCGGCGGACTATCCGGGCCTGCTGGAGCGCACCTTCGGCGCCGACGCGGTGGCGGTGGAGCGGCAGTACCCGCTGGCGGCACACGCCGACAACACCTCGCTGGCCTACGCCGCGGCCGTCACCGACGGGCAGTTCGCCTGTGTGAACGCATCGATGGCCGACGGCATGGCCGCCGCGGGAGCCCCGGTGTACTCCTATGAGTTCACCGACGCGTCCGCGCCGGCGCCCGAGCCGCTGCGCCAAGTCCCGTTCCCGGTGGGGGCCAGTCACTCGCTGGAGCTGCGGTATTTGTTCGACATCGGCGGCGCACCCGCGCTGAACACCGCGCAGCAGCGGCTGTCGGACCAGATGATCGGATACTTCACCGCGTTCGTGCGCGACGGGGTGCCCGCGGCGCCGGATGCGCCCGAGTGGCCGCGGCTCGACGGTGCGGGCGGGCCGCGGATGTCCTTCGACACCGGTGGCAGCGAGGTCCGATCGGGCTTCGAGCAGGAACACCAGTGCGACTTCTGGGCGGGGCTGCGGCGCTGA
- the rpsJ gene encoding 30S ribosomal protein S10, with the protein MAGQKIRIRLKAYDHEAIDASARKIVETVTRTGASVVGPVPLPTEKNVYCVIRSPHKYKDSREHFEMRTHKRLIDILDPTPKTVDALMRIDLPASVDVNIQ; encoded by the coding sequence GTGGCGGGACAAAAGATCCGCATCAGGCTGAAGGCCTACGACCACGAGGCTATTGACGCCTCGGCGCGCAAGATCGTCGAGACGGTCACCCGTACCGGCGCCAGCGTGGTCGGACCGGTGCCGCTGCCGACCGAGAAGAACGTGTACTGCGTCATCCGGTCCCCGCACAAGTACAAGGACTCGCGGGAGCATTTCGAGATGCGCACCCACAAGCGCCTGATCGACATCCTCGACCCGACGCCGAAGACCGTTGACGCCTTGATGCGCATCGATCTGCCGGCCAGCGTCGACGTGAACATCCAGTAG
- the rplC gene encoding 50S ribosomal protein L3, which translates to MARKGILGTKLGMTQVFDENNKVVPVTVVKAGPNVVTRIRTTERDGYSAVQLAYGEISPRKVNKPVTGQFAAAGVNPRRHLAELRLDDEAAAAEYELGQELTAEIFADGAFVDVTGTSKGKGFAGTMKRHGFKGQGASHGAQAVHRRPGSIGGCATPGRVFKGTRMSGRMGNDKVTTQNLKVHKVDAENGVILIKGAIPGRNGGLVMVRTAIKRGEK; encoded by the coding sequence ATGGCACGTAAAGGCATTCTGGGCACCAAGCTGGGCATGACACAGGTGTTCGACGAGAACAACAAGGTCGTTCCCGTGACGGTCGTCAAGGCCGGACCCAATGTGGTGACCCGTATCCGCACCACCGAGCGCGACGGCTACAGCGCCGTGCAGCTCGCGTACGGCGAGATCAGCCCCCGCAAGGTGAACAAGCCGGTCACCGGCCAGTTCGCCGCCGCCGGGGTGAACCCGCGCCGCCACCTCGCCGAGCTCCGGCTCGACGACGAGGCCGCCGCCGCCGAGTACGAACTCGGCCAGGAGCTGACCGCCGAGATCTTCGCCGACGGCGCGTTCGTCGACGTCACCGGCACCAGCAAGGGCAAGGGCTTCGCCGGCACCATGAAGCGTCACGGCTTCAAGGGCCAGGGCGCCAGCCACGGCGCGCAGGCCGTGCACCGTCGGCCCGGCTCGATCGGTGGCTGCGCCACCCCGGGTCGCGTCTTCAAGGGCACGCGCATGTCCGGCCGCATGGGTAATGACAAGGTCACCACGCAGAACCTGAAGGTGCACAAGGTCGACGCCGAGAATGGTGTCATCTTGATCAAGGGCGCCATCCCCGGCCGCAACGGCGGGCTCGTCATGGTTCGCACCGCGATCAAACGAGGTGAGAAGTAG
- the rplD gene encoding 50S ribosomal protein L4, protein MATTIDVRTPDGKTDGTVELPAALFDVEANIALLHQVVTAQLAAARQGTHSTKTRGEVSGGGKKPYRQKGTGRARQGSTRAPQFTGGGIVHGPKPRDYSQRTPKKMIAAALRGALSDRARNQRIHAVTELLSGQTPSTKAAKAFLASLTENKKVLVVIGRADEVGAKSVRNLPGVHVISPDQLNTYDVLHADDVVFSVEALNAYIEANTKEGANA, encoded by the coding sequence ATGGCAACCACGATCGACGTTCGCACGCCGGACGGCAAGACCGACGGCACCGTGGAACTCCCGGCTGCCCTGTTCGATGTCGAGGCGAACATCGCGCTGCTGCACCAGGTGGTGACCGCCCAGCTGGCGGCCGCGCGCCAGGGCACGCACTCCACCAAGACCCGCGGTGAGGTCTCCGGCGGCGGCAAGAAGCCGTACCGCCAGAAGGGCACCGGTCGCGCCCGCCAGGGATCGACCCGCGCACCGCAGTTCACCGGTGGTGGCATCGTGCACGGCCCCAAGCCGCGCGACTACAGCCAGCGCACCCCCAAGAAGATGATTGCCGCCGCTCTGCGTGGCGCCCTCAGTGACCGCGCCCGCAACCAGCGCATCCACGCTGTTACCGAGCTGCTCAGCGGTCAGACCCCTTCGACCAAGGCGGCCAAGGCTTTCCTGGCCAGCTTGACGGAGAACAAGAAGGTGCTCGTCGTGATCGGCCGCGCCGACGAGGTGGGTGCCAAGAGCGTGCGCAACCTGCCCGGCGTGCACGTCATCTCGCCGGACCAGCTCAACACCTACGACGTGCTGCACGCCGACGACGTGGTGTTCAGCGTCGAGGCGCTGAACGCCTACATCGAGGCCAACACCAAGGAAGGGGCGAACGCCTGA
- the rplW gene encoding 50S ribosomal protein L23: MATIADPRDIILAPVISEKSYGLIEDNVYTFIVHPDSNKTQIKIAIEKIFKVKVDSVNTQNRQGKRKRTRAGYGQRKSTKRALVTLAAGSKPIDLFGAPA; this comes from the coding sequence ATGGCCACCATCGCCGACCCCCGCGACATCATCCTGGCCCCGGTCATCTCGGAGAAGAGCTACGGGCTGATCGAGGACAACGTGTACACGTTCATCGTGCACCCGGACTCGAACAAGACCCAGATCAAGATCGCCATCGAGAAGATCTTCAAGGTCAAGGTCGATTCGGTGAACACGCAGAACCGCCAGGGCAAGCGCAAGCGCACCCGTGCCGGCTACGGCCAGCGCAAGAGCACCAAGCGCGCGCTGGTCACCCTGGCCGCGGGAAGCAAGCCCATCGATCTGTTCGGAGCGCCGGCGTAG
- the rplB gene encoding 50S ribosomal protein L2 → MAIRKYKPTTPGRRGSSVSDFAEITRDHPEKSLVRPLHGKGGRNAHGRITTRHKGGGHKRAYRVIDFRRHDKDGVNATVAHIEYDPNRTANIALLHFLDGEKRYIIAPEGLKQGAVIESGANADIKPGNNLPLRNIPAGTVIHAVELRPGGGAKLGRSAGVSIQLLGKEGTYATLRMPSGEIRRVDVRCRATVGEVGNAEQGNINWGKAGRMRWKGKRPTVRGVVMNPVDHPHGGGEGKTSGGRHPVSPWGKPEGRTRKNKPSDKLIVRRRRTGKNKR, encoded by the coding sequence ATGGCTATTCGTAAGTACAAGCCGACGACCCCCGGTCGCCGCGGCTCCAGCGTCTCCGACTTCGCCGAGATCACTCGCGATCACCCGGAGAAGTCGCTGGTTCGCCCGCTGCACGGCAAGGGTGGGCGCAACGCACACGGCCGCATCACCACGCGGCACAAGGGTGGTGGCCACAAGCGGGCCTACCGCGTCATCGACTTCCGTCGCCATGACAAGGACGGGGTCAACGCCACCGTTGCGCACATCGAGTACGACCCCAACCGCACCGCGAACATCGCGCTGCTGCACTTCCTCGACGGTGAGAAGCGCTACATCATCGCCCCCGAGGGTCTGAAGCAGGGCGCGGTCATCGAGTCGGGCGCCAACGCCGACATCAAGCCCGGCAACAACCTGCCGCTGCGCAACATCCCCGCCGGCACCGTCATCCACGCTGTGGAACTGCGGCCCGGTGGTGGTGCCAAGCTCGGCCGTTCGGCCGGTGTCAGCATCCAGCTGCTCGGCAAGGAAGGCACCTACGCCACGCTGCGTATGCCGTCCGGTGAGATCCGTCGTGTCGACGTGCGCTGCCGCGCCACCGTCGGCGAGGTGGGCAACGCCGAGCAGGGCAACATCAACTGGGGCAAGGCCGGCCGCATGCGCTGGAAGGGCAAGCGCCCCACCGTCCGTGGTGTCGTGATGAACCCGGTGGACCACCCGCACGGTGGTGGTGAAGGCAAGACCTCCGGTGGTCGCCACCCGGTCAGCCCGTGGGGTAAGCCGGAAGGCCGCACCCGCAAGAACAAGCCGAGCGACAAGCTCATCGTCCGCCGCCGGCGCACCGGCAAGAACAAGCGCTAG
- the rpsS gene encoding 30S ribosomal protein S19: MPRSLKKGPFVDGHLLKKVDVQNEKNTKQVIKTWSRRSTILPDFIGHTFAVHDGRKHVPVFVTEAMVGHKLGEFAPTRTFKGHIKDDRKSKRR; encoded by the coding sequence ATGCCACGCAGCCTGAAGAAGGGTCCGTTCGTCGACGGCCATCTGCTCAAGAAGGTCGACGTCCAGAACGAGAAGAACACCAAGCAGGTCATCAAGACCTGGTCCCGTCGGTCCACCATCCTCCCCGACTTCATCGGGCACACCTTCGCCGTTCACGACGGTCGCAAGCACGTGCCGGTGTTCGTCACCGAGGCCATGGTCGGGCACAAGCTGGGCGAGTTCGCCCCCACCCGCACTTTCAAGGGTCACATCAAAGATGACCGGAAGAGCAAGAGGCGGTAA
- the rplV gene encoding 50S ribosomal protein L22, whose amino-acid sequence MTTAIEYPSAMAKARFVRVSASKARRVIDLVRGKSVAEALDILRWAPQSASEPVAKVIASAAANAQNNEGLDPDTLVVAAVMADEGPTAKRIRPRAQGRAYRIRKRTSHITVVVESRPAKKSGASANAARSRRAQASKAASAKTADSKEGSE is encoded by the coding sequence ATGACTACAGCTATCGAATACCCGTCCGCCATGGCGAAGGCGCGCTTCGTGCGTGTCTCCGCCTCCAAGGCGCGTCGCGTCATCGACCTGGTGCGGGGCAAGTCCGTCGCCGAGGCACTCGACATCCTGCGCTGGGCGCCGCAGAGCGCCAGTGAGCCCGTCGCCAAGGTGATCGCCAGCGCCGCGGCCAACGCGCAGAACAACGAGGGCCTGGACCCCGACACCCTGGTGGTGGCCGCGGTCATGGCCGACGAGGGCCCCACCGCCAAGCGCATCCGGCCGCGTGCCCAGGGCCGCGCCTACCGGATCCGCAAGCGCACCAGCCACATCACCGTGGTCGTCGAGAGCCGCCCGGCCAAGAAGAGCGGCGCCTCGGCCAACGCGGCGCGCAGCCGTCGCGCCCAGGCCAGCAAGGCCGCTTCTGCGAAGACCGCCGATTCGAAGGAGGGCTCGGAGTAG
- the rpsC gene encoding 30S ribosomal protein S3, with protein sequence MGQKINPHGFRLGITTDWKSRWYADKQYADYVKEDVAIRKLLATGLERAGIANVEIERTRDRVRVDIHTARPGIVIGRRGTEADRIRADLEKLTKKQVQLNILEVKNTESQAQLVAQGVAEQLSNRVAFRRAMRKAIQSAMRQPNVKGIRVQCSGRLGGAEMSRSEFYREGRVPLHTLRADIDYGLYEAKTTFGRIGVKVWIYKGDIVGGKRELAAAAPAADRPRRERPSGTRPRRSGASGTTATSTDAGRAATEAPAVAEATQGTEAAAGATETTES encoded by the coding sequence GTGGGCCAGAAGATCAATCCCCACGGCTTCCGCCTCGGTATCACCACCGACTGGAAGTCCCGGTGGTACGCCGACAAGCAGTACGCCGACTACGTGAAGGAAGACGTCGCGATCCGCAAGCTGCTGGCCACCGGCCTGGAGCGCGCGGGTATCGCGAACGTCGAGATCGAGCGCACCCGGGACCGGGTCCGTGTCGACATCCACACCGCGCGTCCGGGTATCGTCATCGGCCGCCGCGGCACCGAGGCCGACCGCATCCGCGCCGACCTGGAGAAGCTGACCAAGAAGCAGGTCCAGCTGAACATCCTCGAGGTGAAGAACACCGAAAGCCAGGCGCAGCTGGTGGCCCAGGGTGTCGCCGAGCAGCTGTCCAACCGCGTGGCCTTCCGCCGGGCGATGCGCAAGGCCATCCAGTCGGCCATGCGTCAGCCCAACGTGAAGGGCATCCGGGTGCAGTGCTCGGGCCGTCTCGGCGGCGCCGAGATGAGCCGCTCGGAGTTCTACCGCGAAGGCCGGGTGCCGCTGCACACGCTGCGCGCCGACATCGACTACGGCCTGTACGAAGCCAAGACCACCTTCGGCCGCATCGGCGTGAAGGTCTGGATCTACAAGGGCGACATCGTGGGTGGCAAGCGCGAGCTCGCCGCCGCGGCCCCGGCTGCCGATCGTCCGCGTCGCGAGCGCCCGTCGGGCACCCGCCCGCGTCGCAGCGGCGCGTCGGGCACCACCGCCACCAGCACTGACGCCGGCCGTGCGGCCACGGAAGCGCCCGCGGTCGCAGAAGCGACCCAGGGCACCGAGGCCGCGGCAGGCGCGACCGAGACAACGGAGAGCTAG
- the rplP gene encoding 50S ribosomal protein L16, giving the protein MLIPRRVKHRKQHHPQQRGIASGGTSVSFGDYGIQALEHTYLTNRQIESARIAINRHIKRGGKVWINIFPDRPLTKKPAETRMGSGKGSPEWWVANVKPGRVLFELSYPDEKIAREALTRAIHKLPIKARIITREEQF; this is encoded by the coding sequence ATGCTTATCCCTCGCAGGGTCAAGCACCGCAAGCAGCACCACCCGCAGCAGCGCGGCATCGCCAGCGGCGGTACCTCGGTGAGCTTCGGTGACTACGGCATCCAGGCGTTGGAGCACACCTACCTGACCAACCGTCAGATCGAGTCCGCTCGTATCGCCATTAACCGGCACATCAAGCGTGGCGGCAAGGTGTGGATCAACATCTTCCCGGACCGCCCGTTGACCAAGAAGCCTGCCGAGACCCGCATGGGTTCGGGTAAGGGTTCGCCCGAATGGTGGGTGGCCAACGTCAAGCCCGGCCGCGTGCTCTTCGAGCTCAGCTACCCGGACGAGAAAATCGCGCGCGAGGCGCTGACCCGCGCGATCCACAAGCTGCCGATCAAGGCACGCATCATCACGCGAGAGGAGCAGTTCTGA
- the rpmC gene encoding 50S ribosomal protein L29, with protein sequence MAVGVTPGELRELTEEELTDRLRESKEELFNLRFQMATGQLDNNRRLRTVRREIARIYTVLRERELGLTAGPDGEES encoded by the coding sequence ATGGCAGTCGGAGTTACGCCTGGCGAACTGCGGGAGCTCACCGAAGAAGAGCTGACCGATCGTCTGCGCGAGTCGAAGGAAGAGCTGTTCAACCTGCGCTTCCAGATGGCCACCGGGCAGCTGGACAACAACCGTCGGCTGCGCACCGTGCGCCGGGAAATCGCACGCATCTACACGGTGCTGCGGGAACGTGAACTGGGTCTGACCGCCGGACCCGATGGTGAGGAATCGTGA
- the rpsQ gene encoding 30S ribosomal protein S17 — protein MAEQDKGTKHTPRTEQPRGRRKTAIGYVVSDKMQKTIVVELEDRKSHPLYGKIIRTTTKVKAHDENGDAGIGDRVSLMETRPLSASKRWRLVEVLEKAK, from the coding sequence ATGGCAGAACAGGACAAGGGCACCAAGCACACGCCCCGTACCGAGCAGCCGCGTGGCCGTCGCAAGACCGCCATCGGCTACGTGGTCAGCGACAAGATGCAGAAGACCATCGTCGTCGAGCTGGAGGACCGCAAGTCCCACCCGCTGTACGGCAAGATCATCCGCACCACCACCAAGGTGAAGGCGCATGACGAGAACGGCGACGCCGGCATCGGCGATCGCGTGTCGCTCATGGAGACCCGGCCGCTGTCGGCGTCCAAGCGCTGGCGGCTGGTCGAGGTGCTCGAGAAGGCCAAGTAG
- a CDS encoding sugar transferase — MPVADVASLGSLDRPALLTPPSPARHKPRSVAITLASDVLTAAVSLAGGVWWASLDNANLAPGWLTVLFVPLVVLLLSVRGVYQRRLNSKFLNEIGPIETTIAVSAIVWLAAMVLLNVPGRPGKMAIYTWIFAALLIPLGRFVLVAIRRLQQRTGQWGAPTLIVGNGRVAHQIIERLESSPEYGLHPIGLLDDEAPNLGGESLSESAVPYIGTLDDIDRAVTETGAENIFIAFSRSRDQAFTDVVHIAHRRGLRVWVVPRMFDTIGERARIEHIGGLPVLALSYTNPNGWQFTAKHASDRILAGLGLLVISPLFLTLMLLVKLSSPGPIFFQQERVGRDGRVFGCLKFRSMRPPSASDARFELITGAAPGGVEGVDRRTKVGKFMRATSLDELPQLINVLRGEMSLVGPRPERPDFVELFEMQIRRYGERHRVKAGVTGWAQVHGLRGQTSIADRAEWDNYYIENWSLGLDVKILLLTVAAVFRGSE; from the coding sequence ATGCCAGTAGCCGATGTCGCTAGCCTCGGTTCGCTGGACCGGCCCGCGCTGCTCACCCCGCCTTCCCCGGCCAGGCACAAACCCCGTAGCGTCGCCATCACCCTGGCCTCCGACGTTCTCACCGCGGCGGTGTCGCTGGCCGGCGGGGTCTGGTGGGCGTCGCTGGACAACGCCAACCTGGCGCCGGGCTGGCTGACGGTGCTGTTCGTTCCGTTGGTGGTGCTGCTGCTGAGCGTGCGCGGGGTTTACCAGCGCCGGCTCAACAGCAAGTTCCTCAACGAGATCGGCCCGATCGAGACCACCATCGCGGTGTCGGCCATCGTCTGGTTGGCGGCGATGGTTCTGCTGAACGTGCCGGGCCGGCCCGGGAAGATGGCGATCTACACCTGGATCTTCGCCGCGCTGCTGATCCCGCTCGGGCGGTTCGTCCTGGTGGCGATCCGGCGCCTGCAGCAGCGCACAGGCCAGTGGGGCGCTCCCACCCTGATCGTGGGCAACGGGCGGGTGGCCCACCAGATCATCGAACGCCTCGAGTCCTCGCCCGAATATGGTCTGCACCCCATCGGCCTGCTCGACGACGAGGCCCCCAACCTGGGCGGCGAGTCGCTGTCGGAATCCGCGGTGCCGTACATCGGCACGCTGGACGACATCGACCGCGCAGTCACCGAAACCGGCGCGGAGAACATCTTCATCGCCTTCTCGCGGAGCCGTGATCAGGCCTTCACCGACGTGGTGCACATCGCCCACCGCCGAGGGCTACGGGTCTGGGTGGTGCCCCGCATGTTCGACACCATCGGCGAGCGGGCCCGCATCGAGCACATCGGCGGCCTGCCGGTGCTGGCGCTGTCCTACACCAACCCCAACGGTTGGCAGTTCACCGCCAAGCACGCGTCCGACCGGATCCTGGCGGGACTGGGGCTGCTGGTCATCTCGCCGCTGTTCCTGACCTTGATGCTGTTGGTCAAGCTCAGTTCACCGGGGCCGATCTTCTTCCAACAGGAGCGGGTGGGCCGCGACGGCCGGGTGTTCGGCTGCCTGAAATTCCGCTCGATGCGGCCGCCGAGTGCTTCTGACGCCCGGTTCGAGCTGATCACCGGTGCGGCGCCCGGCGGGGTGGAGGGGGTGGACCGCCGCACCAAGGTCGGCAAGTTCATGCGGGCGACCTCACTCGACGAGCTGCCGCAGCTGATCAACGTGCTCCGCGGCGAGATGAGCCTGGTGGGACCCCGACCCGAACGCCCCGACTTCGTGGAACTGTTCGAGATGCAGATCCGCCGCTACGGCGAACGCCACCGGGTGAAGGCCGGCGTGACGGGGTGGGCTCAGGTCCACGGACTACGGGGACAGACCTCGATCGCCGACCGCGCCGAGTGGGACAACTACTACATCGAGAACTGGTCGCTGGGGCTGGATGTGAAGATCCTGCTGCTCACCGTCGCCGCGGTGTTCCGGGGCTCGGAGTAA
- a CDS encoding FAD-dependent oxidoreductase, with protein MTVAEPLIIGAGPAGLTAALTLAGMGVRPRILEETGQVGGLARTPRRDQWRVDPGGHRFFTRNETVMELWKSLLPPDQWISVRRRSAMLVDGHFVRYPLHGRELLTQLGLWRGMRGLGSFTASRMQRSARSPDESASFQDWGTDTFGRYWYQMFFDGYVRKTWRAEPDSITSDWAEQRIKPIHWDLRRRAQRDVDQDAFLYPRYGPGQLWEAAAAALDAAGVSTALDARVVRVRFSGGMWTVELHNGDTLTGDAVFSSMPLRLLVEALDPAPPERIRRLAATLKHRGLVTVAVALGTRYDMPYNWVYTPGDGFRVGRIQNYAHWSSALAPKGFDGTYLGFEYFIGPDEELRPSTTEDLTTTVERDLRTLGVSTGDVEHVMVVRSRYAYPIRNAAQDRSVAQIRDYLRATYPSLHTIGRNGMHRYDNQDHAMLSAMQSVDRYFGKNVDPWQVNTDRGYHEAGLLRPS; from the coding sequence GTGACCGTGGCCGAGCCACTGATCATCGGCGCCGGACCGGCCGGGCTGACGGCGGCACTGACGCTGGCGGGCATGGGCGTCAGGCCGCGGATTCTGGAAGAGACCGGTCAGGTGGGCGGCCTGGCGCGCACCCCGCGGAGGGATCAGTGGCGCGTCGACCCGGGTGGGCACCGCTTCTTCACCCGCAACGAGACCGTGATGGAGCTGTGGAAGTCGCTGTTGCCGCCGGACCAGTGGATCTCGGTGCGACGGCGGTCGGCCATGCTGGTCGACGGTCACTTCGTTCGCTATCCCCTGCATGGGCGGGAACTGTTGACCCAACTGGGTCTGTGGCGCGGCATGCGGGGTCTGGGCAGCTTCACCGCCAGCCGGATGCAGCGCAGCGCCCGCTCTCCCGACGAGTCGGCGAGCTTCCAGGATTGGGGCACCGACACCTTCGGCCGCTACTGGTACCAGATGTTCTTCGACGGCTACGTCCGCAAGACCTGGCGCGCCGAACCCGATTCCATCACCAGCGACTGGGCCGAGCAGCGGATCAAGCCGATTCACTGGGACCTGCGCCGCCGGGCGCAGCGCGACGTGGACCAGGATGCCTTCCTCTACCCCCGCTACGGACCGGGCCAGCTGTGGGAAGCCGCTGCTGCCGCGCTGGATGCGGCGGGGGTGAGCACCGCGCTGGACGCCCGCGTTGTCCGCGTGCGGTTCTCCGGCGGGATGTGGACGGTGGAACTGCACAACGGCGACACCCTCACCGGTGACGCGGTGTTCTCCAGCATGCCGCTGCGGCTGTTGGTCGAGGCCCTCGATCCGGCGCCGCCCGAGCGCATCCGCCGCCTGGCCGCCACGTTGAAGCACCGCGGGCTGGTGACGGTGGCCGTCGCGCTGGGCACCCGCTACGACATGCCCTACAACTGGGTGTACACCCCTGGCGACGGGTTCCGGGTGGGTCGGATCCAGAACTACGCCCATTGGTCGAGTGCGCTGGCGCCCAAGGGATTCGACGGCACCTACCTCGGCTTCGAGTACTTCATCGGCCCGGACGAGGAGCTGCGCCCCTCCACGACAGAAGACCTCACCACCACCGTGGAACGCGACCTGCGCACCCTCGGTGTGAGCACCGGCGACGTGGAGCACGTCATGGTGGTCCGCTCCCGCTACGCCTACCCGATCCGCAACGCAGCGCAGGACCGCAGCGTCGCGCAGATCAGGGACTATCTGCGCGCCACCTACCCGTCGCTGCACACGATCGGGCGCAACGGCATGCACCGCTACGACAACCAGGACCACGCCATGTTGTCGGCCATGCAGAGCGTGGACCGCTACTTCGGCAAGAACGTCGATCCGTGGCAGGTGAACACCGACCGCGGCTATCACGAGGCCGGGCTGCTGCGCCCGAGCTGA
- a CDS encoding undecaprenyl diphosphate synthase family protein has translation MGLIPDGLRRWAEANTTTLAEAYLRGAHKVTDILRLLHDRGVRTATVYNLSRANLGRADEELDAVFAASTHFFTTLLPQNFDPASCSVRLHGKRELLPGTYLSAARKLETTMIGEDFRINILAAYDAVDEMREAHLRAQREHIDIADAFDIGEVDLVIRTTAEPLLSGFLPMQSQYAQLAFLSTPLNDLEPGSIDQLLSEFQLSPQRRGR, from the coding sequence GTGGGCTTGATCCCCGATGGATTGCGCCGCTGGGCCGAGGCCAACACCACCACGCTCGCCGAGGCGTATCTGCGCGGCGCCCACAAAGTCACCGACATTCTGAGGCTTTTACACGACCGTGGCGTCCGCACCGCCACCGTGTACAACCTCAGCCGGGCAAACCTCGGACGAGCCGACGAAGAATTGGACGCGGTTTTCGCCGCTTCCACCCATTTCTTCACCACGCTGCTGCCGCAGAATTTTGATCCGGCGTCCTGTTCCGTGCGATTGCACGGTAAACGCGAGCTCTTACCGGGTACCTATCTGTCAGCCGCCCGCAAACTGGAGACGACGATGATCGGTGAGGATTTCAGGATCAACATCCTGGCCGCCTACGACGCCGTCGACGAGATGCGCGAGGCCCACCTGCGCGCCCAGCGTGAGCACATCGACATCGCGGACGCCTTCGACATCGGCGAGGTCGACCTCGTCATCCGCACCACCGCCGAACCGTTGTTGTCGGGCTTCCTGCCGATGCAGAGCCAGTACGCGCAATTGGCCTTCCTGTCGACCCCCCTCAACGACCTCGAACCCGGCTCCATCGACCAGCTGCTCTCCGAATTTCAGCTCTCCCCCCAGCGCCGGGGCCGGTGA